Genomic segment of uncultured Tolumonas sp.:
CGGAAAAACTATACGGAATAACGAACCCACTAATCATGAAAAACAGCACGACACCAAAACGGCCCAAGTCAATAAAATCAACAAATATCATCTTTATGACATCGTGCTGTAGCAAGGAAATACTTGGATCACGATAATAATGAATTGCAAGATGCTGAATTAAAACGCCAATAACAGCCAATCCCCGAAGTGCATCTATAAATCCTAATCTCATAACGCCTCCTTGCAGCTATATATGATTTCTTGGCACATCACACCCACTATCTGTTTTTCAACAACAGCTCTTTACAAAACAACCACGGAAAGACCAGTGCATCGTGGGCATAGCGCTTGGCCAGGCGCCGAGGTTCGGACAGCATGCGGTGGCACCACTCCAGCCGAGCCTTACGCACCCAATTTGGCGCCCTAGGTTTTTCACCAGCCAGAAAATCGATAGTAGCACCAACACAGAGAGCCACCTTGACTGGCAGCCGTGAGGCATATTGATGCACCCACAACTCCTGTTTAGGAGCACCCAGGCCAAGCACCAGCAGATCAGCGCCAGACACGGCGATACGCTGACAGATGGCATCGCATTCAGCGGCATCTTTTTCGAATCCAAAAGCCGGACTGTAACAGCCGACGACCCGTACCTGTCCATAGGTTTGCTCAATGCGCACGGCCGCCCGTTCGGCGACCCCTGGCCCGGCGCCCAACAGGTAAACCGTCAGGGGAGCGCTCGCCTTGCCAGCCATGTAAGCGAACAAATTTGGCACCAGATCGCTGCCTGGCACAGTTTCCGGAAGCGGTTTGCCCAACCAGCGCGCGGCAGAGACCACAGGCCAACCATCGGCGACCACCATGGCCGCTTGCTGATAGGCCGCACGAAATGCCGGCTGACTCTCCAGTTTGACGATATGATCGACATTCGGCGTCACCACATAGCGGCACTGGCGCTCGGGCGCGGCCAGCCAGGCGGCAAGACGCGCCACAGACTGCTGGCGATCCAGCACATCGATTTGCACACCAAACAGTGTGATACGGTTGCTCATTGCAAAACCTCGTCATAGATGCAGGCCACACCGCGGGCCATCGCCAAGTCTGAATAGTGATCGCGTTGCCGCACAAACCCAGCATGGGCAAGCTGCGCAGCCTGGGTTCCCATCGCGATCAACGACTGCACCCCCTTGGCCAGTGCCTGCGGGTCATTCGGCGCGACCACAATACCGGACTCGTTTTGACCCAGCACTTCGGGGATGCCTTCCACTGCCGTACTGATCACCGGCACCCCGCTGGCCATAGCTTCCAGCACAACCATCGGTAGCCCTTCACCAAACAGACTTGGCAGTACGAACGCGTTCATGTGGGCAAATTCAGCCGGTACATCAGTCGTAAAACCAACCCAATCGATGGCACCGTCTAGTTCCAGGCTGCGGCTGAGTTGCAGTATTTCCTGCTGATAGGCTGAGGTTTCAAACCCCCCCACCGCCCGCAAACGCACCGGCTGGCCAGCCGCGCGCAGCAACGCCATCGCCTGGAGCAGCACTTCCAGCCCTTTGCGTGGCCGGAATAACGCCACCATGCCAATGACCCACTCACCACTGGGCGACTGCCAATCGCAGGCTTGCCGCATCACGGGGACACCGTTGGGCACCACACCGATACGACTGTCGGCGAAACCACACTCCCGCAGGTAATCCTGCAGGCTGTGGGAAACGGCCACCAGACGGCTGACCCGAGAAAGGCTGAGATTTTCGATGGCGGTGTTCAACATATTACGCATCCGGCTCTCGGTGTCGCGACGCGTCGGACTGTGGACGTGGTGCACCATCGGCACTCCGGCCCGCGCGGCTGCAAAGCGGCCGATCAGTGCTGCACGCGGCGTATGGGTATGCAGTATCTGATAGCCCTCCTGCTCGATCAGTTGAGCCACCGCCTTGACTGGCGACAGATCGAAGCGTGAACGCATCAAAA
This window contains:
- a CDS encoding glycosyltransferase yields the protein MSKKRVLHLINGEFYSGAERVQDLLGLRLPELGYECGFACLKPGKFPDCRVSQLSPIYAILMRSRFDLSPVKAVAQLIEQEGYQILHTHTPRAALIGRFAAARAGVPMVHHVHSPTRRDTESRMRNMLNTAIENLSLSRVSRLVAVSHSLQDYLRECGFADSRIGVVPNGVPVMRQACDWQSPSGEWVIGMVALFRPRKGLEVLLQAMALLRAAGQPVRLRAVGGFETSAYQQEILQLSRSLELDGAIDWVGFTTDVPAEFAHMNAFVLPSLFGEGLPMVVLEAMASGVPVISTAVEGIPEVLGQNESGIVVAPNDPQALAKGVQSLIAMGTQAAQLAHAGFVRQRDHYSDLAMARGVACIYDEVLQ
- a CDS encoding WecB/TagA/CpsF family glycosyltransferase, producing MSNRITLFGVQIDVLDRQQSVARLAAWLAAPERQCRYVVTPNVDHIVKLESQPAFRAAYQQAAMVVADGWPVVSAARWLGKPLPETVPGSDLVPNLFAYMAGKASAPLTVYLLGAGPGVAERAAVRIEQTYGQVRVVGCYSPAFGFEKDAAECDAICQRIAVSGADLLVLGLGAPKQELWVHQYASRLPVKVALCVGATIDFLAGEKPRAPNWVRKARLEWCHRMLSEPRRLAKRYAHDALVFPWLFCKELLLKNR